Genomic segment of Mucilaginibacter sabulilitoris:
GCGTGAACAGTTTGAAGCTTTTAGTTTTACCGAAGGGGTAAATTCCATTGGCGATCTTAAGGTAGGAATGAAGCTGCCGGGCATTATTACCAACATTACTAATTTTGGTGCATTTGTTGATATCGGGGTTCACCAGGATGGGCTGGTACACCTAAGCCAGATTACCAACAGGTATATTAAAGACCCTAATGAGGTACTTAAAGTACACCAGAAGGTAGAGGTTACCGTTACCGAAGTTGACGTGAACCGCAAACGCATCGCCTTATCAATGAAAGAGAACGATAAAAGCGCTCCGAATGAAAGAAGAAATGATGACAGGAGACCGGCCGGTAACAAACCTGTTTATAACAAAAAGCCCGAACAGCAGCCTGAAACGGATATTGCTATAAAACTGGCTGCTTTAAAGAATAAGTTTAAGTAGGGGCGTGGCTGTCATCCTTAAACAATAGGGATGACAGCCCCTTATCTTATTTTTAAAGTAAAGTTTATTCCAAAGTAATTTGCCTCCTGATGCTTTCTTCCAATGATATGAAGGTTTCAGTACGTTGTATCCCTTTAACACCTTGTATCTGCTCGTTCAAAACTTCGCGCAGGTGAGTGGTGTCATGGCATACAATTTTGGCAAAAATGCTCCATTCGCCGGTAGTATAATGCAGCTCTACAATCTCTTTGATTGTTTTTAGTTGTTTAACCGCTTCATTATACTGCGAGCCTTTTTCAAGGTATATACCCAGGAACGCTGTAATGTCATACCCTAATTTTTGAGGATCTACTTCCAGACTGGCCCCTTTAATTACACCCATCTCTTCCAACTTTTTCATTCTCACGTGTATGGTTCC
This window contains:
- a CDS encoding Lrp/AsnC ligand binding domain-containing protein, translating into MSHRKAQNLEIDNLDIQILSILMKNATTPYTEIAKELIVSGGTIHVRMKKLEEMGVIKGASLEVDPQKLGYDITAFLGIYLEKGSQYNEAVKQLKTIKEIVELHYTTGEWSIFAKIVCHDTTHLREVLNEQIQGVKGIQRTETFISLEESIRRQITLE